The following proteins come from a genomic window of Athalia rosae chromosome 1, iyAthRosa1.1, whole genome shotgun sequence:
- the LOC105690640 gene encoding mitochondrial import inner membrane translocase subunit Tim10 B gives MDLAQIRNFKDFLLLYNQISDTCFRRCTNTFNSRDISLDEEACISNCVQKHINANHKIMEVYVQVQPILVNKRIKEMNAAAEAQQQQLQQDTQVPETSQSL, from the exons ATGGACTTGGCACAGATAAGAAAT TTTAAAGACTTCCTCTTGTTGTACAATCAAATTTCTGACACGTGCTTCAGGCGATGCACAAACACATTCAATTCTAGAGATATTAGCTTGGACGAG GAAGCTTGCATAAGTAATTGCGTACAAAAACATATTAACGCCAACCACAAAATAATGGAAGTATATGTGCAAGTACAACCAATTTTAGTcaataaaagaataaaggaAATGAATGCTGCAGCAGAGGCACAGCAACAGCAATTGCAGCAAGACACGCAAGTTCCAGAAACAAGTCAAAGTTTGTGA